Proteins encoded within one genomic window of Siniperca chuatsi isolate FFG_IHB_CAS linkage group LG4, ASM2008510v1, whole genome shotgun sequence:
- the LOC122875457 gene encoding cytochrome b-c1 complex subunit Rieske, mitochondrial-like, with amino-acid sequence MMSIAARPGALSPYLQATKHTVKRVVFPGSKELVHAAAPAGIRLAHTDIKIPDFTDYRRPEVIDPNKSSQESSEARRAFSYLVTGASTVVGVYAAKTVVTQFVSSMSASADVLALSKIEIKLTDIPEGKNMTFKWRGKPLFVRHRTEKEIATEMSVNMGELRDPEHDKDRVINPNWVIVIGVCTHLGCVPIANAGDYGGYYCPCHGSHYDASGRIRKGPAPLNLEVPYYEFPDDDTVIVG; translated from the exons ATGATGTCCATAGCCGCTCGTCCCGGGGCTCTTTCCCCGTACTTGCaggcaacaaaacacacagttaaacGTGTGGTGTTCCCTGGATCTAAGGAGTTGGTGCATGCTGCTG CTCCTGCAGGAATCCGCCTTGCCCACACAGATATCAAGATTCCTGACTTTACAGACTATCGTCGCCCTGAGGTCATCGACCCCAACAAGTCCTCCCAGGAGAGCAGCGAGGCAAGAAGGGCGTTTTCTTACCTTGTCACAGGAGCAAGCACTGTGGTCGGTGTCTATGCAGCCAAGACAGTGGTCACCCAGTTTGTCTCCTCAATGAGTGCATCAGCAGACGTCCTGGCCTTATCCAAGATTGAGATCAAGCTCACTGACATCCCTGAAGGCAAAAACATGACCTTCAAGTGGAGAGGAAAGCCCCTGTTTGTCCGTCACCGCACCGAGAAGGAAATTGCCACAGAGATGTCTGTGAATATGGGGGAGCTGCGTGACCCAGAGCATGACAAGGATAGAGTGATTAACCCCAACTGGGTCATCGTCATTGGTGTGTGCACCCATCTGGGTTGTGTGCCCATTGCCAACGCCGGAGACTATGGAGGCTACTACTGTCCTTGCCATGGCTCCCACTATGATGCTTCAGGAAGAATAAGAAAGGGACCTGCTCCTCTAAACCTGGAGGTTCCCTACTATGAATTCCCTGATGATGACACAGTTATAGTGGGATAA
- the zgc:112052 gene encoding protein C19orf12 homolog isoform X1, with the protein MRNGMCQRVNDVMKLCCELSANQQIQTTVKGSGKGAAAAGGLAFAGGLVGGPLGIAVGGAVGGLLGCWLTSGQFKPLPQIIMELSPQQQQKLYGDLMAVLGDIQWTDLAQLTALVMGNATLKQQLTGALLGYIAKELQAEVHYVD; encoded by the exons ATGCGGAATGG TATGTGTCAGAGAGTTAATGATGTCATGAAGCTGTGTTGTGAGTTATCTGCCAATCAGCAAATCCAGACCACAGTAAAAGGCTCAGGGAAgggggcagcagcagctggggGACTGGCCTTCGCTGGAGGGTTGGTCGGTGGTCCTCTTGGTATTGCAGTCG GCGGTGCTGTCGGAGGCCTCCTGGGCTGCTGGCTGACCAGTGGACAATTCAAACCACTGCCTCAGATCATAATGGAGCTCAgtcctcagcagcagcagaagcttTATGGTGATCTTATGGCCGTCCTGGGAGACATTCAGTGGACAGACTTGGCTCAGCTGACTGCTCTAGTGATGGGCAACGCCACTCTGAAGCAGCAGCTTACAGGCGCCCTTCTCGGGTATATCGCCAAGGAGCTCCAGGCAGAGGTGCACTACGTGGATTAG
- the rxylt1 gene encoding ribitol-5-phosphate xylosyltransferase 1 isoform X1: MKIPKRKLFFLIIFAYVAFSLYAAYNVFFSTKVISRVHRVVKKETGVPSGGVRDGAAVAPFIADDWNPWEDEQVEYNSALNKKREAFKQYLGRIDKNKPKRYRVQIWGKAAIGLYLWEHILEGPLNPTDKVAQWREGELQTGKIDFSFYTGPAVVQGHVPLEMNSLVLVLNGREQQKVSYSTRWLEHVQALVQSHTVSHVAVVLLGNEHCNNDWIGPYLKRNGGFVELLFLVYDSRWVNDKDVFQWPLGVATYRQFPMIRPNAQLITSNRPYLCNFLGTVYKNSSRETLMQVLKQSGLDKECITTAREKWLPQETADSLRRYQTALAQSELTLCPVGINTECYRIYEACSYGSVPVVEDVLTPGTCAAGPSSPLRLLKAAGAPFIFISDWKELPAILERERGMSQEQRVDRRRRLLEWYASFRQQMKERFTEVIEQTFFKSG, from the exons atgaaaataccaaaaagaaaactattttttctaattatttttgCGTATGTGGCATTTTCACTCTATGCTGCATACAATGTCTTCTTCAGCACCAAAGTAATCTCCCGCGTTCACAGGGTGGTGAAGAAAGAGACAGGGGTACCCTCGG gtGGTGTCAGAGATGGCGCTGCTGTTGCTCCATTTATCGCAGATGATTGGAATCCGTGGGAGGATGAACAGGTGGAGTACAACTCTGCTCTgaacaaaaagagagaggccTTCAAACAGTACCTGGGTCGAATTGACAAGAACAAACCCAAAAGATACAGGGTCCAAATCTGGGGGAAAGCTGCCATAG GGCTTTACCTTTGGGAACATATTTTAGAGGGACCCCTCAACCCTACTGACAAGGTAGCAcaatggagagaaggagagctGCAGACAGGAAAGATTGATTTCAG TTTCTACACAGGTCCTGCTGTGGTCCAGGGTCATGTCCCTCTGGAAATGAACAGCCTGGTTCTGGTTCTGAACGGCCGCGAGCAGCAGAAGGTCTCTTACTCCACACGGTGGCTGGAGCATGTCCAAGCTCTGGTACAGTCCCACACAGTGTCACATGTGGCCGTGGTCCTGCTGGGCAATGAGCACTGCAACAACGACTGGATCGGCCCGTACTTAAAGAGAAATGGTGGTTTTGTAGAGCTGCTGTTTCTAGTGTACGACAGCCGCTGGGTCAACGACAAGGATGTCTTCCAGTGGCCTCTTGGTGTCGCCAC atacaggcAGTTTCCTATGATCAGGCCGAATGCCCAACTGATCACCTCCAACAGACCATACCTCTGCAATTTCCTAGGAACTGTTTACAAAAATTCTTCCAGAGAAACTCTCATGCAGGTGCTGAAACAATCTGGCCTGGATAAGGAATGCatcaccactgccagagagaa GTGGCTCCCTCAGGAGACAGCAGACAGTCTAAGACGCTATCAGACAGCTTTGGCCCAGAGCGAGCTCACTCTCTGCCCAGTCGGGATCAACACAGAGTGCTACCGCATCTACGAGGCCTGCTCTTATGGCTCAGTTCCCGTGGTGGAAGATGTACTGACACCTGGGACCTGTGCGGCCGGGCCCAGCTCCCCACTACGTCTGCTCAAAGCTGCAGGAGCACCCTTCATCTTCATCAGTGACTGGAAAGAACTGCCAGCCATcttggagagggagagagggatgagccAGGAGCAGAgggtggacaggaggaggaggctgttGGAGTGGTACGCGAGCTTCCGTCAGCAGATGAAGGAGAGGTTCACTGAGGTCATCGAGCAGACTTTCTTCAAAAGCGGCTGA
- the rxylt1 gene encoding ribitol-5-phosphate xylosyltransferase 1 isoform X2, which produces MNSLVLVLNGREQQKVSYSTRWLEHVQALVQSHTVSHVAVVLLGNEHCNNDWIGPYLKRNGGFVELLFLVYDSRWVNDKDVFQWPLGVATYRQFPMIRPNAQLITSNRPYLCNFLGTVYKNSSRETLMQVLKQSGLDKECITTAREKWLPQETADSLRRYQTALAQSELTLCPVGINTECYRIYEACSYGSVPVVEDVLTPGTCAAGPSSPLRLLKAAGAPFIFISDWKELPAILERERGMSQEQRVDRRRRLLEWYASFRQQMKERFTEVIEQTFFKSG; this is translated from the exons ATGAACAGCCTGGTTCTGGTTCTGAACGGCCGCGAGCAGCAGAAGGTCTCTTACTCCACACGGTGGCTGGAGCATGTCCAAGCTCTGGTACAGTCCCACACAGTGTCACATGTGGCCGTGGTCCTGCTGGGCAATGAGCACTGCAACAACGACTGGATCGGCCCGTACTTAAAGAGAAATGGTGGTTTTGTAGAGCTGCTGTTTCTAGTGTACGACAGCCGCTGGGTCAACGACAAGGATGTCTTCCAGTGGCCTCTTGGTGTCGCCAC atacaggcAGTTTCCTATGATCAGGCCGAATGCCCAACTGATCACCTCCAACAGACCATACCTCTGCAATTTCCTAGGAACTGTTTACAAAAATTCTTCCAGAGAAACTCTCATGCAGGTGCTGAAACAATCTGGCCTGGATAAGGAATGCatcaccactgccagagagaa GTGGCTCCCTCAGGAGACAGCAGACAGTCTAAGACGCTATCAGACAGCTTTGGCCCAGAGCGAGCTCACTCTCTGCCCAGTCGGGATCAACACAGAGTGCTACCGCATCTACGAGGCCTGCTCTTATGGCTCAGTTCCCGTGGTGGAAGATGTACTGACACCTGGGACCTGTGCGGCCGGGCCCAGCTCCCCACTACGTCTGCTCAAAGCTGCAGGAGCACCCTTCATCTTCATCAGTGACTGGAAAGAACTGCCAGCCATcttggagagggagagagggatgagccAGGAGCAGAgggtggacaggaggaggaggctgttGGAGTGGTACGCGAGCTTCCGTCAGCAGATGAAGGAGAGGTTCACTGAGGTCATCGAGCAGACTTTCTTCAAAAGCGGCTGA
- the zgc:112052 gene encoding protein C19orf12 homolog isoform X2 — protein sequence MCQRVNDVMKLCCELSANQQIQTTVKGSGKGAAAAGGLAFAGGLVGGPLGIAVGGAVGGLLGCWLTSGQFKPLPQIIMELSPQQQQKLYGDLMAVLGDIQWTDLAQLTALVMGNATLKQQLTGALLGYIAKELQAEVHYVD from the exons ATGTGTCAGAGAGTTAATGATGTCATGAAGCTGTGTTGTGAGTTATCTGCCAATCAGCAAATCCAGACCACAGTAAAAGGCTCAGGGAAgggggcagcagcagctggggGACTGGCCTTCGCTGGAGGGTTGGTCGGTGGTCCTCTTGGTATTGCAGTCG GCGGTGCTGTCGGAGGCCTCCTGGGCTGCTGGCTGACCAGTGGACAATTCAAACCACTGCCTCAGATCATAATGGAGCTCAgtcctcagcagcagcagaagcttTATGGTGATCTTATGGCCGTCCTGGGAGACATTCAGTGGACAGACTTGGCTCAGCTGACTGCTCTAGTGATGGGCAACGCCACTCTGAAGCAGCAGCTTACAGGCGCCCTTCTCGGGTATATCGCCAAGGAGCTCCAGGCAGAGGTGCACTACGTGGATTAG